One region of Chanodichthys erythropterus isolate Z2021 chromosome 19, ASM2448905v1, whole genome shotgun sequence genomic DNA includes:
- the neurl2 gene encoding neuralized-like protein 2, translating to MAAVLSQFMEFHSVHGTNVRLDLSRTQATRVESFANGVCFSKDPLSPGEIFLVEIEEKELGWCGHLRIGLTAHDPRTLETVPEYSLPDLVEMGDSWVFAITRNHNKVTEDGGGEVEGGEQPNIGDEAGNKPKTFFTDTHLYIENIGIPKDKLVGRSRPGRYSHILDDLYKTNALPPTARRSRIGVVYVPKGQGYGDMHIIINGEDMGASAKRIPTNKPLYAVVDVFAATKCVRIVQVEYGFASLQTLCRKTIQKHIIHRMALDWLELPELLKHYCKYE from the exons ATGGCAGCTGTTTTGAGTCAGTTTATGGAATTTCACTCAGTCCATGGGACAAATGTGAGACTGGACCTCTCAAGGACTCAGGCCACCCGAGTAGAAAGTTTTGCAAATGGCGTCTGCTTCAGTAAAGACCCTTTAAGCCCTGGCGAAATCTTCCTAGTGGAGATTGAAGAGAAAGAACTGGGTTGGTGTGGTCATTTAAGGATTGGACTTACTGCCCATGACCCTCGAACACTGGAAACTGTGCCAGAATACTCTTTGCCTGATCTTGTGGAAATGGGAGACAGCTGGGTGTTCGCAATAACAAGAAACCACAATAAAGTCACTGAGGATGGAGGAGGAGAAGTAGAGGGTGGTGAACAGCCAAATATAGGTGATGAGGCAGGAAACAAGCctaaaacatttttcacagaCACTCATCTGTATATAGAAAACATAGGCATACCCAAAGACAAGTTGGTGGGACGCAGTCGACCCGGGAGGTACAGTCACATCCTGGATGATCTGTACAAAACCAATGCTTTACCCCCTACTGCCCGCCGCAGTCGGATAGGGGTTGTTTATGTACCTAAGGGACAAGGGTATGGCGACATGCACATTATCATCAATGGTGAAGATATGGGAGCCTCTGCCAAGAGGATCCCCACCAATAAGCCGCTGTATGCTGTTGTGGATGTATTTGCAGCGACTAAATGTGTTCGGATTGTCCAGGTGGAATATGGCT TTGCTTCATTGCAGACACTCTGCAGAAAGACTATTCAGAAACACATCATTCACAGAATGGCTTTGGACTGGTTGGAACTTCCAGAGTTACTTAAACACTATTGCAAATATGAATGA
- the tex2l gene encoding testis-expressed protein 2: MAETTGNEEIHKLASEIQRPGLQPQQDTDRRGIVIQLTDTEGEWDNLDDSDLIFTLDHDGKKSLSSLRNQRPCSVDIQTEGEWGLSSPAFNVPRCPASSGSLGDSFLPGSGFLSPTHRPLASLVKSLSTELELKESSLKPKPLLSLVKSISTELSRSEPEVSQSRSDSKLNLHLFTQFTQPKGRNGDSRTAPPSPVNLSPTEPKASFFKMELEDTRRKLTEAMQEPLSMFSKIMREDSVGSPKHQRSTGSMDSPSYKSFGIGKSNTDLTASESPKTARKVESEFLPECNWPVRHRKRCVQKSSLSHDHHSREIDIGAVMETSTHGSSSQSTNMNRTEGLPEEVTKQCSSPVPGVGLGYVALVSYCYFIIPLSAYWSGLFLGLVFGLMFGLVLIRWGSIRHLSTSQQQRLHGTPYNNILFETLQSNDPSLKGWMNEMYTYDPETYHPSLMHSVFVTLDGPCLRLDYPRNNIPRWAAFDELCYEKQFTHSRIFRLTGGKVFLLPLALAHKRVWNRKYPICISLAEGERAVEEDETVGGLREAQKVEKPSGSMTNVSHAVTLYLFGRTGREKEEWFHRLFSVSIHNEEDHFESIFGDKSVLNEENPLGLSNGVEGSVKDSSEDVFHSDLVGKVKENILPDYTSYMTSLVFSAHGSPVQSPCQSSTQGSPTDKEQEQNFCCSEEEAKPVWLNALIGRIFWDFLHEKYWADKVQQKIQQKLSKIRLPYFMDELTLTELAMGSSMPQITGTSLPQVNSRGLWLHLEMEYTGALQMTLETKINLSKLGKEGVLEAEAEVKTINVFRRSRLSVLADSDEESSSAGSSDEEEVSSSDTQGTLTEKALPGVEGAAAGGSTSRRILRFVDKIAKSKYFQKATENEYIKKKIEEMSNTPLLLAVEVQELSGTLAVNIPPPPTDRIWYGFCGPPKLDLRVRPKLGEREVTFCHVTEWIEKKLQDEFQKVFVLPNMDDIYLPLMHSEMDNPTASQQHPAKLSQHSSVASTDRCDLEHTAELQ; encoded by the exons ATGGCAGAGACGACAGGGAATGAAGAAATCCACAAATTGGCCAGTGAGATCCAGAGGCCGGGTCTACAGCCACAGCAGGACACAGATCGGAGGGGAATAGTGATCCAACTGACGGACACTGAAGGTGAATGGGACAATCTTGATGACAGTGACCTCATATTCACCTTGGACCATGACGGCAAAAAGTCACTCAGTTCCCTCCGTAACCAAAGACCATGTTCGGTCGACATTCAGACAGAGGGGGAGTGGGGTCTCAGCTCACCTGCATTCAATGTTCCTCGCTGTCCAGCTTCATCAGGCTCCCTGGGAGACTCTTTTCTTCCGGGGTCTGGCTTCCTCTCGCCTACTCACCGGCCCCTGGCCAGCTTAGTGAAGTCATTATCTACAGAACTGGAACTGAAAGAGTCTTCTTTAAAGCCCAAACCACTCCTCAGCCTTGTAAAGTCGATCTCCACAGAGCTTTCTCGCAGTGAGCCTGAAGTGTCTCAATCTAGGTCTGATTCCAAGCTCAATCTGCACTTGTTTACGCAATTCACTCAGCCCAAAGGCCGCAATGGCGACTCCCGCACTGCCCCTCCATCTCCGGTCAACCTGTCCCCCACTGAGCCCAAAGCCAGCTTCTTCAAAATGGAGCTGGAGGACACCAGACGCAAGCTCACAGAGGCCATGCAGGAACCTCTGAGCATGTTCAGTAAGATCATGCGTGAGGACAGTGTTGGCAGCCCCAAGCACCAGAGGAGCACAGGATCGATGGACTCACCAAGCTACAAAAGCTTTGGAATTGGGAAATCGAACACTGATTTGACTGCATCCGAATCTCCTAAAACTGCTAGGAAAGTAGAAAGTGAGTTTCTACCAGAGTGCAACTGGCCTGTGAGACATCGTAAACGGTGTGTGCAGAAATCCTCCCTCTCCCATGACCACCATAGCAGAGAGATAGACATTGGGGCAGTGATGGAGACCAGCACTCATGGCAGCTCATCCCAGAGCACAAATATGAACAGAACTGAAGGTTTGCCAGAAGAGGTGACAAAGCAATGCTCCTCTCCAGTGCCAGGCGTGGGTCTTGGTTATGTTGCTTTAGTATCATACTGTTATTTTATCATTCCTTTGTCAGCGTATTGGTCTGGCCTGTTCCTTGGTTTAGTGTTTGGATTAATGTTTGGGCTTGTGCTGATCCGTTGGGGCTCCATCAGACACCTGTCCACCAGTCAACAACAAAGACTACATGGGACCCCCTATAATAACATTCTCTTTGAAACCCTACAGAGCAATGATCCTTCTCTCAAG GGCTGGATGAACGAGATGTACACATATGATCCAGAGACTTACCACCCATCCCTCATGCACTCTGTGTTTGTCACATTGGACGGACCCTGTTTGCGGCTTGACTACCCACGTAACAACATTCCCCGCTGGGCTGCCTTTGATGAGCTCTGCTACGAAAAGCAATTCACCCACTCACGGATATTTCGACTCACTGGCGGCAAG GTATTTCTTCTGCCACTGGCTTTGGCACACAAGAGAGTGTGGAACAGGAAGTATCCTATCTGCATAAGTTTGGCTGAAGGAGAAAGAGCTGTGGAGGAAGATGAGACTGTAGGGGGTCTGAGGGAGGCTCAGAAAGTAGAGAAACCCTCTGGCTCTATGACTAATGTTTCACATGCTGTCACACTTTACCTCTTTGGACGAACTGGACGGGAGAAAGAGGAATGGTTCCATCGACTGTTTTCTGTGTCCATTCACAATGAAGAGGACCATTTTGAATCTATATTTGGTG ATAAATCTGTATTGAATGAGGAGAACCCTCTGGGTCTGTCAAATGGTGTTGAAGGCTCAGTTAAGGACAGCAGTGAAGACGTGTTCCATAGTGATCTGGTTGGCAAAGTAAAGGAGAACATTTTACCAGATTATACTTCCTACATGACCAGTCTCGTCTTCTCAGCACACGGCAGTCCTGTTCAAAGCCCCTGCCAAAGCAGCACCCAGGGCAGTCCTACTGACAAAGAGCAG GAACAGAACTTTTGTTGCAGTGAGGAAGAAGCAAAGCCTGTCTGGTTGAATGCACTAATTGGTCGAATCTTTTGGGACTTCCTCCATGAGaagtactgggctgataaagtCCAACAGAAGATACAGCAAAAGCTGAGCAAAATTCGG TTGCCTTACTTCATGGATGAACTGACCCTCACCGAACTGGCCATGGGCTCCAGCATGCCCCAGATAACAGGCACATCACTTCCACAGGTCAACAGCAGAG GCCTATGGTTGCATTTGGAGATGGAGTACACAGGAGCACTACAGATGACTCTAGAGACCAAAATCAACCTCTCCAAACTTGGGAAGGAGGGAGTCCTTGAGGCAGAGGCAGAGGTGAAGACCATCAACGTATT TCGCAGGTCCAGGCTCTCTGTGCTGGCTGACAGTGATGAGGAATCCTCAAGCGCTGGATCGTCTGATGAAGAGGAAGTTTCATCTTCTGACACTCAAGGAACTCTGACAGAAAAGGCTCTACCTGGTGTTGAGGg GGCTGCAGCTGGAGGCAGCACTAGTAGGCGGATTTTGAGATTTGTCGACAAGATTGCCAAGTCAAAGTACTTCCAAAAGGCCACAGAAAATGAGTACATAAAAAAGAAGATCGAAGAAATGTCCAACACCCCTCTGCTGCTTGCGGTGGAAGTTCAAGAGCTCTCTGGAACCCTCGCTGTCAACATTCCTCCTCCCCCCACCGACAGAATATG
- the msrb1b gene encoding methionine-R-sulfoxide reductase B1b — MSFCSFFGKEVYKDHFKPGIYACSQCGHPLFSSRSKYAHSTPWPAFTETIREDSVTKMMESLTAYKVLCGKCGNGLGHEFLNDGPEEGLSRFUIFSHSLKFVPKDKVDKH, encoded by the exons atgtcattttgttcatttttcggGAAGGAGGTTTATAAAGATCATTTCAAACCCG GTATATATGCTTGTTCCCAATGTGGACATCCACTCTTTTCAAGCAGATCCAAATATGCCCATTCCACCCCCTGGCCTGCCTTCACAGAGACTATCCGAGAAGACAGTGTTACAAAAATGATGGAGTCATTAACAGCCTACAAG GTTCTGTGTGGTAAGTGTGGTAATGGACTAGGCCATGAGTTTCTGAATGATGGGCCGGAGGAGGGCTTGTCACGTTTTTGAATATTCAGTCACTCGCTTAAGTTTGTCCCAAAAG ATAAGGTTGATAAACACTAA
- the mlst8 gene encoding target of rapamycin complex subunit lst8 encodes MNVNQGTVGSDPVILATAGYDHTVRFWQAHSGICTRTVQHQDSQVNSLEVTPDRSMIAAAGYQHIRMYDLNSNNPNPVINYDGVSKNITSVGFHEDGRWMYTGGEDCMARIWDLRSRNLQCQRIFQVNAPINCVCLHPNQAELIVGDQSGVIHIWDLKTDHNEQLIPEPDVSVNSVHIDPDASYMAAVNSSGNCYVWNLAGGIGDEVTQLIPKTKIPAHKRYSLRCKFSPDSTLLATCSADQTCKIWRTSNFSLMTELSIKSNNPGETSRGWMWDCAFSGDSQYIVTASSDNLARLWCVETGEIKREYSGHQKAVVCLAFNDSVLG; translated from the exons ATGAATGTGAATCAAGGCACCGTCGGCAGTGATCCGGTGATTCTCGCCACTGCTGGTTATGATCACACCGTCAGATTCTGGCAGGCTCACAGTGGCATCTGCACAAGAACCGTCCAGCACCAGGACTCT CAGGTAAATTCCCTTGAAGTAACACCTGATAGAAGCATGATTGCTGCTGCTG GTTATCAACACATACGCATGTATGACTTAAACTCTAATAATCCAAACCCTGTGATCAATTACGACGGTGTCAGTAAGAACATCACGTCAGTCGGCTTTCACGAGGATGGTCGGTGGATGTACACGGGTGGAGAAGACTGCATGGCTCGCATCTGGGACCTAAG GTCAAGGAACCTACAGTGCCAAAGAATATTTCAAGTCAATGCACCTATTAATTGTGTGTGTCTTCATCCCAATCAG GCTGAATTAATCGTTGGGGACCAAAGTGGCGTTATCCATATATGGGATTTGAAAACAGACCACAATGAACAGCTCATCCCAGAGCCAGATGTGTCTGTGAATTCAGTCCATATCGATCCTGATGCCAGTTATATGGCTGCAGTCAACAGCTCG GGCAACTGTTATGTGTGGAATTTGGCTGGAGGAATAGGTGATGAGGTGACACAACTAATACCCAAGACCAAGATCCCTGCCCACAAACGCTACTCATTACGCTGCAAATTCAGCCCAGATTCCAC ATTACTAGCCACATGCTCTGCTGACCAGACCTGTAAAATTTGGAGAACCTCCAACTTTTCTCTAATGACAGAGTTGAGTATTAAGAGTAACAACCCTGGAGAGACGTCCCGAGGTTGGATGTGGGATTGTGCCTTCTCTGGAGATTCGCAGTACATAGTTACAG CCTCCTCTGATAACCTGGCACGTCTGTGGTGTGTGGAGACCGGAGAGATCAAACGGGAGTACAGCGGCCATCAGAAGGCTGTGGTGTGTTTGGCCTTCAATGACAGTGTGCTTGGATAG
- the meiob gene encoding meiosis-specific with OB domain-containing protein encodes MAYAPVQMYVPICDLNINITHSKVVGVIIGKTDSRGFPDRKNVGSERFTFSFTIKDSPEHFINVSAWGNGEYVQGLSSRFQIGDCVIIENPLVVTKDYEKEERFCPSTPSTCRLLVTETHSSIRICSDLETEARILPLFHMPIKDPRDFYSLGDITANGQSLDGHIINILAAVQSVGEEKFFTKSDGRKGQRLEIKLFDDTGKSFPLVCWDKETIRLVQTLTQRETVLFIADARITFDTFRNCMIATATSKTIITVNPDTAEANRLYTFIRELLEAGGLDDQDILSGDDVPLDSISDVLTVKQLKARSQEHADGFHCIIYGFITTLDLSSSISKVIRKKCAKCKFRINEEIQTCSNDACPNQGQLLQATEGFDLLLDISDHTGTVQSCSLAGTVAEKTLGYKTEAFLCLSESQRTTLQWKFLLERCKIYLKVLPSPRSRSGMRARILSCALADPVEVKQSLASFVV; translated from the exons ATGGCGTACGCTCCAGTACAAATGTACGTGCCAATATGTGACCTAAACATAAACATCACACACTCG AAGGTGGTTGGAGTAATAATTGGAAAAACAGATTCAAGAGGATTTCCAGACCGGAaaa atgttGGCTCTGAAAGGTTCACATTTAGCTTCACCATAAAAGATTCACCAGAACATTTTATCAATGTGTCTGCATGGGGAAATGGGGAATATGTCCAAGGACTGAGCAGTCGCTTTCAGATTGGGGATTGTG TTATAATTGAAAATCCCCTCGTTGTGACCAAAGACTATGAAAAAGAAGAAAGATTTTGCCCTTCAACACCCAG TACCTGCAGGCTGTTGGTAACAGAGACTCACTCAAGCATTAGGATATGCTCAGATTTAGAAACGGAGGCCAGGATTCTGCCGCTATTCCACATGCCAATTAAAGACCCAAGGGACTTCTATTCATTGGGAGACATTACTGCAAATGGACAGAGTCTGGATGGACACATTATTAACATTCTAGCAGCTGTGCAATCG GTTGGAGAGGAGAAATTCTTCACAAAATCTGATGGACGCAAAGGACAGAGGCTAGAAATAAAGCTCTTTGATGACACTGGGAAATCATTTCCATTAGTGTG TTGGGATAAAGAGACTATTCGCCTGGTGCAAACACTGACACAAAGAGAAACAG tgCTGTTTATTGCAGATGCTCGCATCACCTTTGACACTTTTCGTAATTGTATGATAGCAACAGCGACCTCAAAAACAATCATTACCGTCAACCCTG ACACAGCGGAAGCCAACCGGCTGTACACGTTTATAAGGGAACTGTTAGAAGCCGGAGGACTGGATGACCAAGACATCCTCTCAGGTGATGATGTGCCAT TGGATTCCATTAGTGATGTTCTGACAGTCAAGCAACTGAAAGCCAGAAGTCAAGAACATGCTGATGGCTTTCATTGCATAATATATGGATTCATCACAACTCTTGATCTAAGTTCCTCCATCTCCAAAGTCATACGCAAGAAATG TGCCAAATGCAAATTTCGAATCAATGAGGAGATCCAGACATGTTCCAATGATGCCTGTCCAAATCAAGGACAACTGCTCCAGGCTACCGAAGGCTTTGATCTGCTGCTGGACATCAGTGATCACACTGGGACAGTGCAGTCGTGCAGCTTGGCAGGCACAGTGGCTGAGAAAACCCTGGGCTATAAA ACAGAAGCTTTTTTGTGCCTGTCGGAGTCTCAAAGGACAACTCTTCAGTGGAAGTTCCTTCTGGAGAGATGCAAAATTTATCTAAAG GTTCTTCCATCTCCTAGAAGCAGAAGTGGGATGAGGGCAAGAATTTTGTCATGTGCACTCGCTGACCCTGTAGAAGTGAAGCAAAGCCTCGCATCCTTTGTGGTTTAA